The sequence TTATAGAGAATTGATTGGTAGGGTTATCTATTATATTTTTTAATTTTATTGATGCTTCAAAATTATAAAATTGCTGTTGTTGGATTGGGTTATGTGGGCCTTCCATTGGCTTTAGCATTTGCTGATAAATATTCAGTAATAGGTTTTGATATTAATGAAACAAGAATTCTGGAATTACAAAACAAGAATGATATTTCTAAAGAAATTGAAAGGGATGCTTTTAATACGAAAGTCTCTATTCTTTTTACTCATGACTTAAAGGATATAGCGCCCTGCAATGTTTATATTATAACAGTACCAACACCCATTGATCAAAATAAACAACCAGACTTACATTCCTTACTAGGTGCAAGCCAATCAGTAGGGTCTATTTTAAAAAAAGGTGATATAGTAATTTTCGAGTCCACTGTCTATCCAGGCTGCACAGAAGAAGAGTGTGTTCCGGTTTTAGAAAAATCAAGCGGCTTGCTATTCAATCAAGATTTTTTTGTTGGGTACTCTCCAGAGCGAATTAATCCAGGGGATAAGACAAGACCTATTCAGTCAATAATAAAAGTTACATCGGGTTCTACACCAACCATTGCAGAGGAAATCGATAACTTATATAAATCTGTTATAACAGCAGGAACTTATTTAGCTCCTAGTATAAAAGTTGCTGAAGCTTCTAAAGCTATTGAAAATGCACAAAGGGATGTCAATATCTCTTTCATGAATGAGCTGGCATTGATATTTGATAAATTGGGTATTGATATTGATGAAGTACTCGATGCTGCTAAAACCAAATGGAATTTCCTGCCTTTTAAACCAGGTTTGGTTGGAGGACACTGTATTGGAGTTGACCCACATTATTTGGCATATAAAGCCATGCAAGTGGGGTACACGCCTAAAGTGATTTTATCGGGTAGGGAAGTGAATGAACAAATGGGGATTTGGATGGGAGAGAAAATCATAGCCCAGTTGGCAACTCAGTTTAATGGAGAAATTAAGGGTAAAAAAGTCCTTATCCTAGGATTTGCTTTTAAAGAGAACTGCTCCGATACCCGCAATACCAAAGTGATTGACGTTTATAATACCCTCCAACGAGCTGGCCTTGAAGTAGCCATATATGATCCTTGTGTTAATAGAAAACAAGTTCAAAAGGAATTTGGAATAAAGCTAAT is a genomic window of Sediminibacterium sp. TEGAF015 containing:
- a CDS encoding nucleotide sugar dehydrogenase, with product MLQNYKIAVVGLGYVGLPLALAFADKYSVIGFDINETRILELQNKNDISKEIERDAFNTKVSILFTHDLKDIAPCNVYIITVPTPIDQNKQPDLHSLLGASQSVGSILKKGDIVIFESTVYPGCTEEECVPVLEKSSGLLFNQDFFVGYSPERINPGDKTRPIQSIIKVTSGSTPTIAEEIDNLYKSVITAGTYLAPSIKVAEASKAIENAQRDVNISFMNELALIFDKLGIDIDEVLDAAKTKWNFLPFKPGLVGGHCIGVDPHYLAYKAMQVGYTPKVILSGREVNEQMGIWMGEKIIAQLATQFNGEIKGKKVLILGFAFKENCSDTRNTKVIDVYNTLQRAGLEVAIYDPCVNRKQVQKEFGIKLIDSTEGKYDYIFKAVDHLIFK